One Drechmeria coniospora strain ARSEF 6962 chromosome 01, whole genome shotgun sequence genomic region harbors:
- a CDS encoding 60S ribosomal protein L30, producing MAPQKKSKKDANSINSKLALVMKSGKVTLGYKSTLKSLRSGKAKLIIIAGNTPPLRKSELEYYSMLSKAPIHHFSGNNIELGTACGKLFRCSTLAILDAGDSDILSDQQA from the exons ATGGCCCCTCAGAAGAAGAGCAAGAAGGATGCCAACAGCATCAACTCCAAGCTGGCGCTTGTGATGAAGTCTGGCAAGG TCACACTTGGCTACAAGTCGACCCTGAAGAGCCTTCGCTCTGGCAAGGCCAAGCTGATCATCATCGCTGGCAACACTCCTCCTCTCCGAAAGAGCGAGCTCGAGTACTACAGCATGCTGTCCAAGGCTCCCATCCACCACTTCTCCGGCAACAAC ATCGAGCTGGGTACCGCCTGCGGTAAGCTCTTCCGATGCTCTACCCTGGCCATCCTCGATGCCGGTGACTCCGACATCCTGAGCGACCAGCAGGCTTAG